The segment TCCGATGAATATAAATGGGAAGTTTGTCTATAATATGGAGCCAGATAGGATGGCTGAAATTATCGATGATATTCTGAATCATTTTCCAATAAGCATAGTTGGGGGATGTTGTGGTACCTCATACGAACATATAAGGGAGATGAGAAAAGTATGTGATAAACATAAAGTGCCGGATCCTGTAAGATTTCAGGTGAAGGGGATGGCGGCGAGTATATATACAGCCACGAGCTTAAATCAGGAACCACCACCTGCCCTGATAGGTGAAAGGGCCAATGCGAATGGGAGCAAAGCCTTCAGGGAGCTTCTCATTAAAGAAGATTTTGATGGGATGCTTAAGATTGTAAAAGATCAGGAGGAGGAAGCTGCCCATTTTGTGGATATTTGTGTTGCTTACGCTGGTAGAGATGAAAAAAGGGACATGGCAAGATTTATATCAATGGTGAATAGAATGTCTTTACTCCCGGCGGTGATAGATACCACTGAGCCGGATGTCCTGGAGGAGGCATTAAAACGTTATTCTGGTAAGCCTATAATAAATTCTATAAATTTCGAGGATGGCGGAAAAAAATTGCATAGGGTATTAAATCTGGTAAAAGATTTCCCGGCTGCAGTTATAGGGCTTACGATAGATGAAGATGGTATGGCGATGACGGCGGCTAAAAAGTTTGAGATTGCAAAGAGGATATATACCGTTTTCACGGAGGAATATCATCTTGATCCTGAGGATCTCATAATAGATCCACTTACCTTTTCCATTGGTAGTGGAGATGAAACGCTACGATATGCTGCACTTCAAACACTTGAAGCGATAAAGATGATAAAAAATGAACTACCAGGGGTTAAAACAGTTTTAGGTTTAAGTAATGTCTCTTTTGGATTATCACCTAAGAGTCGAATTATTTTAAACTCTGTCTTTTTGAAAAAGGCTGTGGAATCTGGACTTGATATGGCTATCGTACATGCATCCAAGATTCTTCCGGAGGCGTCTATACCCACTGAGGAGTATGATCTTGCACTTAACCTGATAAATGGAGAGGAAGGTGCTCTGGAAAAATTTATTAACTTCTATAGTGCAAAGAAGGATGACGATATATCTGTCGATAAAAATGATATCTCTGACGAAGAATTGTTGATAGTGAAGCTTAAAAAGGGTGATAAGACCGATATAGAGACGTTATTGGACAGATTGCTAAAAAGATACACCCCCTATGACATTATAAATAACATCCTTATGAGTGGGATGCAGGAGATAGGGGAACTTTTTGGTAAAGGGAAAATGCTTCTACCTTTTGTTCTTCAGTCTGCAGAGGTGATGAAAAAATCGGTTTCTTATCTGGAAAAGTTTATGGAAAAGACAGATACGGAGCCTAAAGGGAAGATAGTGTTGGCCACAGTGAAGGGGGATGTACACGATATTGGGAAGAATCTGGTGGATATAATACTATCCAATAATGGTTACAGGGTGTATAATCTTGGAATCAAAGTCCCAGTGGAGGAGATGATAGAAAAGGCGATTGAGGTGGGGGCAGATGCAATAGGGATGAGTGGTCTTTTGGTGAAATCTACTATAATTATGAAGGAGAATATCGAAGAGATTAAACGTAGGGGGCTTAAGGTGAAGGTACTGCTGGGGGGTGCGGCTCTTACGGAGGGGTATGTAAAAAATGAATGTGCCCCTGTTTACGATGGTGAGGTTTATTATTGTAAAGATGCCTTTGATGCCATTACATATCTACAGGAAGAGAAAGGTGTTGAATCTGATGTTCAGAACGATGTGGATGTAAAGATAGATTCAAAAAATGACAAGGACAGCTTGAAACCTTCAGTTAAAAATGACTTATCATCTACTATTGTTCCGCAGCCTCCGTTTCTTGGGGTTAGGGTGGTAGAATGTATAAATTTTGATGATGTTGAAAAATTTTTGAATAAAAGAACTCTCTGGACAAACAGGTGGGGTTATAAAAAACTTAAGGAGCAGTCTAATACTGAATACGAAAAATTGCTTGAGGAGGTTGTGAAACCTGAATACAACTCGATTCTGGAAAAAGTAAAACTTTCTAAACTCGTGGATATGAAGCTAATATATGGATATTTCAGAGTGGTGAGCGTTGGAGATGATGTTATCATTTTGGATGAAAGGGAGAATGAGGTGGAAAGGTTAACATTCCCCAGACAGAGGGTGGAACCCTACCTATGCCTGGCCGATTATTTCAAACCTTTAGATAAGGGGATTGTAGATATCCTTCCTTTACAGATAGTTACCCTTGGGGACAGGCCTGTTGAATTTTTGAAAAAACTAAAAGACAGCAATTACAAAGAGTATTTTTTATACCACGGATTTTTTACCGAGTTTACCGAAGCAGTTGCAGAATACTGGCACAGACATATCAGATATGAGCTTGGGATTACCGAAAATGAACCTCAATCAGTGGAAGGTATCCTGACTAATCGTTATCGGGGACTCAGGTATAGTTTTGGCTACCCTTCCTGTCCAGACCTTGAAGGGAACAAAAAGATCATTGAACTTCTGGATGCATCAAAGATAGGAGTGTCTATTACAGAAACTTTTCAGATGGTGCCGGAGTTTACCACTTCTGCCATCATCGTTCACAGTGATAAAGCAAAATATTTTGTGGTTTAAAGGGGAAAAATTATGGAAATCATACCATCTAATTTTATAGAAGAGATAATTGTGGAAGATTTAAAATCTGGAAAAGTAAAAAGCGTCATTACAAGATTTCCTCCGGAGCCCAATGGGTATCTTCATATTGGGCATGCAAAATCGATATGCCTCAATTTTGGACTTGCATTGAAGTTTAATGGTAGGTGTAATCTTAGGTTCGATGATACCAATCCTGAAAAAGAGGATACTGAGTATGTGGAGTCGATAAAGAGAGATGTGAAATGGCTTGGGTTTGACTGGGGTGAAAAGGAGTTTTATGCTTCTGATTATTTCGATTTTATGTATGAAATGGCGATAAAACTTATTAAAATGGGTAAGGCTTATGTCTGCCACCTTTCCCCCGAAGAGATGAGAAGATACAGGGGAACGTTGACGGAGCCCGGGATCAATAGCCCCTACAGAGATAGAAGCATTGAGGAGAATCTGGAGCTTTTTGAAAAGATGAGAAGGGGTGAGTTTGAGGAAGGGGAAGCGGTTTTAAGAGCTAAGATAGATATGTCCTCCCCAAATATAAATTTAAGGGATCCTGTGATGTATCGTATCATTAAACAGAACCACCACAGAACCGGTAATAAATGGTGCATCTACCCATCTTATGACTGGGCCCACGGTCTGGAGGATTCAATTGAAGGGGTTACCCATTCAATATGTACCCTTGAGTTTGAAGATCATAGGCCACTCTACGATTGGTTTCTGGATCAGCTTGGGGTTTACCATCCACAGCAGATAGAGTTTGCAAGGTTGAACCTTACTTACACCGTTATGAGTAAGAGAAAATTGTTGAAACTGGTGGAGGATGGCTACGTTTCCGGCTGGGATGACCCCAGGATGCCCACAATAAGTGGACTTAGAAGGAGAGGATACACTCCGGAATCTATACGAAAATTTGCCGAAATGATAGGTGTGGCTAAGAGTAATAGCGTGGTGGATTATGGTATGCTTGAGTTCTGTATCAGGGAGGATCTCAATAAAAGAGCCCAGAGGGTGATGGTGGTCATCAATCCGGTGAAACTTATCATTACAAATTATCCGGATGGTAAGAAGGAGATGATGGAGGCTGTGAATAATCCAGAGGATGAATCGATGGGGAAGAGACTTGTTCCTTTTTCAAAGGTTTTGTATGTAGAGAGGGAGGATTTTTCGGAAGAGCCTGACCCAAAGTTTTTCAGGTTGGCACCAGGTAAAGAGGTTAGGTTACAACACGGGTATTACGTTACCTGCACAGGATTTAAAAAAGGTGATGATGGAAATATCGAAGAGATATATTGTACGTATGATCCAGATAGCAGGGGTGGATGGACAAAAGATGGTAGGAAAGTAAAGGGTACCATCCATTGGGTTTCCGCAGAAGATGCCATAGATATTGAGGTTAGAATGTATAGCCATCTATTTACAAAAGAAAATCCTGATGATGTGGAAGAAGGTAAGAATTTTACAGATTATATAAATCCAGATTCCCTTAAAATATTCACTGCAAAGGGGGAGCCTTTTATAAAAGATTGCAATGAAGAGTATTATCAGTTTTTGAGAAATGGGTATTTCAGAAAGGATGAAGACTCAACAAAAAAGAAACCTGTTTTCAATAAAACTGTTGGGCTGAAGGATAGCTGGAGCAAGGGGAAGAAGTAGTATGCTTTTTTTTAAAAAACTTTTGTATTATTTCTTAATTCCCCCGTGGATATTTATTGTTGGATTTATATTGGGTGGGTATTTTTTAAAGGGATTTAAAAGGTATCTGCTCTTCTTTTTTGCTGTAATGCTCTATCTTTTTTCCATTTCACCAGTGAAGGATATATTGATATATCCAATTGAAAAGGATTATATTAATCTGAAATGTGATGGGGATATCATCGTTGTCCTTGGGGGAGGTGTTTATGGAAATGGAGAGCTCTCAGAGGATGCGTTTAAAAGGGTGGTGAAGGGGTTTGAAAAGGGGCGAGGAGGAGATAAAATTATCATTGTATCGGGTGGAAGGGTGAGTGAAAGTTATCCATACGAAGCTGAGGTGATGAAAGATCTCCTGGTTACACTTGGAATACGAGAAGGGAATATAATTATGGATAAAGATAGTAAAGATACGGTGGAAAATGCCAAATTTACTAAAAAAATTGTGGAAGAAAAGGGGATAAAGGGGGATGTAATTCTTATAACTTCCGCCTATCACATGAAAAGGGGGATACTGATCTTTAAAAAATATGGGTTTGATAATATTTGTGCTGCTGCTACAGATTTCAAGTTTGATGGGGTTTATTCCATATACGATTTTTTGCCATCTGCGTCCAATCTGAATACTGTTTCGAAGGCGCTGAAGGAGTATCTGGGGATACTTTTTTACAGGATTAAATAGCTTATAATTTTGATTTGATATGCTTCAATTAATCAGTCAAGAAAATACTTGACAATCATATGTTGTTGACTATATTCTTGATTAGCACTTAACTACTGAGACTGCTAACAAGGTGAAGCGAAATGGATGATATCCTTAATGAAAGAGAAAAGATAGTTTTAAAGATGATAGTTGAAGAGTATATAAGGACGAGTGAGCCTGTGGGATCTCGTTTTGTATCAAAACACAGCCCTCTGGGCTTAAGTCCTGCTTCCATCAGGAATGTCATGAGCGATCTGGAAGAAAAGGATATGATAAAGCAGACGTATGTCTCATCTGGAAGGGTTCCGTCTGATCTGGGGCTTAGGTATTACGTGGATAGGCTTATCTCTATACAGCCATTTGATGTGGAAGAGCTAAATAGTGTAATTGGTCAGAGGAAGCTCAATATCAAATCTGTATTTGATACTGTCACCCAAAAGTTAGGGGAGCTTACGAATTCTGTGGGGTTTGTGGTGTCCCCAAAGTTGAATAGCTCATATTTAAAACATATAGAATTTATAAGATTAAACAGGGAAAGCGTACTTGCCATTATCGTCACAAGGGCTGGTATAGTTCACAACGTTATTGTAGAAACAGATGGTGAGATCAGAGATAATGAACTTGTGATGATGAGTAATTTTTTGAATCAGAATTTTATGAATAAAAGTTTGAGTGAGCTAAAAGAGGCTCTTTATCAGGAAATGATAGATGATAAAGATAGGATAAGTGATATATACAATAAGATGCTTAATATAGGTAGAGCCACTTTTGAAGGGGTGGATGACGATTATGAAATCGTATTGCATGGAATAAACAATATAATTGCACAACCGGAATTTAAGAAGGATCTGGATACTTTAAAGGAGCTCCTTGATATATTTGAGAGTAAGAAAAGGATGTTAAATATTTTAAATAAACTTATATCAAGGCATGGAATAAAGATATTTATAGGTTCGGAAATAGGTGAAAGGGTTGCGGAGGAGCTTGGGGTGGTTTTGACTGATTATAGAAGAGGTGACAATATAGTTGGTATGCTTGGGGTCATTGGTCCAAAGCGGATGAGATACCCTCAGGTATTACCTATCGTTGACTATACATCAAAATTGATAACAAATATTTTAACTGAGATAGGAGGCGATGATGAATAAAGAAAGAAGTGAAGATCTCACAGATACAGAGAAGATATCTGATGAGAGCTCACAGACTGAAAATAATAATAAGGATGAGGTAAAATCAGAAGAGGTTATCGATCCGAAGGATAAAGAGATAGAAGATTTAAGAAAGGCATTGTCGGAAGCAAACGACAATCTATTAAGGGTAAAAGCTGATGCGGATAATTTTAGAAAAAGGATCACAAAAGATTTTGAAGAGAAACTTAAATATGCAAATCAGTCACTATTAATGGATTTTATAACGTTTGCTGATAATATTGATATAGCACTTGCACATCTTCAGGGTGCTGAAGAGCCTTCGATTGATAAGATAAAAGAGGGTTTTGAGCTTATTTTAAAACAGTTTAAAGATATCCTTGCCAAGCATGGTATGAAGGAGATCTGTTGCGAGGTTGGGGAACAGTTTGACCCCAATAAGCATGAGGCTCTTATGCTGGATTCGAGGGATGACATGGATAATAATACCATCACAATGGTACTTCAAAAAGGGTACACCCTCAATGATAGGGTGGTAAGACCTACAAAAGTAAAAGTAAATAAAAAATAAAGATAAAGGAGTGGTGAACTATGGGAAAAGTCATAGGTATCGATTTGGGAACTACAAACTCAGTAGTTGCTGTAATGGAAAATGGGCAACCGAAGGTAATCATCAATGCTGAGGGGATGCCTACTACACCATCTGTGGTTGCATTTACAGATAGTGGGGAAAGATTGGTGGGGATGCTTGCAAAAAGACAGGCTATCACCAACCATGAAAACACAATTTTTAGTATCAAACGATTGATTGGTAGAAAATATGATTCTGCCGAAGTGGTAAAAGCGAAATCGCTTCTGCCATACAAGATAGTTCCATCAGATAATA is part of the Calditerrivibrio nitroreducens DSM 19672 genome and harbors:
- the hrcA gene encoding heat-inducible transcriptional repressor HrcA, with amino-acid sequence MDDILNEREKIVLKMIVEEYIRTSEPVGSRFVSKHSPLGLSPASIRNVMSDLEEKDMIKQTYVSSGRVPSDLGLRYYVDRLISIQPFDVEELNSVIGQRKLNIKSVFDTVTQKLGELTNSVGFVVSPKLNSSYLKHIEFIRLNRESVLAIIVTRAGIVHNVIVETDGEIRDNELVMMSNFLNQNFMNKSLSELKEALYQEMIDDKDRISDIYNKMLNIGRATFEGVDDDYEIVLHGINNIIAQPEFKKDLDTLKELLDIFESKKRMLNILNKLISRHGIKIFIGSEIGERVAEELGVVLTDYRRGDNIVGMLGVIGPKRMRYPQVLPIVDYTSKLITNILTEIGGDDE
- the metH gene encoding methionine synthase yields the protein MGDFVKFAKDRVILFDGAMGTNIQKYSISDATWQGKNGCNEYLNIVAPHIIEEIHGNFLEAGADVLETNSFGGTRLVLSEYGLEDAVYEINLQAARIARRVADKYGRFVAGSVGPGTKLVSLGHISYDDLFYMYKEQSLALIDGGVDLFIIETCQDMLQIKAAINGIRSGMEEKKVNLPIMVSVTVEINGTMLTGSDLSAVAVTMAGYPIYSLGINCALGPDLMYEPLTTLSNSWGGRISCIPNAGLPMNINGKFVYNMEPDRMAEIIDDILNHFPISIVGGCCGTSYEHIREMRKVCDKHKVPDPVRFQVKGMAASIYTATSLNQEPPPALIGERANANGSKAFRELLIKEDFDGMLKIVKDQEEEAAHFVDICVAYAGRDEKRDMARFISMVNRMSLLPAVIDTTEPDVLEEALKRYSGKPIINSINFEDGGKKLHRVLNLVKDFPAAVIGLTIDEDGMAMTAAKKFEIAKRIYTVFTEEYHLDPEDLIIDPLTFSIGSGDETLRYAALQTLEAIKMIKNELPGVKTVLGLSNVSFGLSPKSRIILNSVFLKKAVESGLDMAIVHASKILPEASIPTEEYDLALNLINGEEGALEKFINFYSAKKDDDISVDKNDISDEELLIVKLKKGDKTDIETLLDRLLKRYTPYDIINNILMSGMQEIGELFGKGKMLLPFVLQSAEVMKKSVSYLEKFMEKTDTEPKGKIVLATVKGDVHDIGKNLVDIILSNNGYRVYNLGIKVPVEEMIEKAIEVGADAIGMSGLLVKSTIIMKENIEEIKRRGLKVKVLLGGAALTEGYVKNECAPVYDGEVYYCKDAFDAITYLQEEKGVESDVQNDVDVKIDSKNDKDSLKPSVKNDLSSTIVPQPPFLGVRVVECINFDDVEKFLNKRTLWTNRWGYKKLKEQSNTEYEKLLEEVVKPEYNSILEKVKLSKLVDMKLIYGYFRVVSVGDDVIILDERENEVERLTFPRQRVEPYLCLADYFKPLDKGIVDILPLQIVTLGDRPVEFLKKLKDSNYKEYFLYHGFFTEFTEAVAEYWHRHIRYELGITENEPQSVEGILTNRYRGLRYSFGYPSCPDLEGNKKIIELLDASKIGVSITETFQMVPEFTTSAIIVHSDKAKYFVV
- the grpE gene encoding nucleotide exchange factor GrpE is translated as MNKERSEDLTDTEKISDESSQTENNNKDEVKSEEVIDPKDKEIEDLRKALSEANDNLLRVKADADNFRKRITKDFEEKLKYANQSLLMDFITFADNIDIALAHLQGAEEPSIDKIKEGFELILKQFKDILAKHGMKEICCEVGEQFDPNKHEALMLDSRDDMDNNTITMVLQKGYTLNDRVVRPTKVKVNKK
- a CDS encoding glutamine--tRNA ligase/YqeY domain fusion protein gives rise to the protein MEIIPSNFIEEIIVEDLKSGKVKSVITRFPPEPNGYLHIGHAKSICLNFGLALKFNGRCNLRFDDTNPEKEDTEYVESIKRDVKWLGFDWGEKEFYASDYFDFMYEMAIKLIKMGKAYVCHLSPEEMRRYRGTLTEPGINSPYRDRSIEENLELFEKMRRGEFEEGEAVLRAKIDMSSPNINLRDPVMYRIIKQNHHRTGNKWCIYPSYDWAHGLEDSIEGVTHSICTLEFEDHRPLYDWFLDQLGVYHPQQIEFARLNLTYTVMSKRKLLKLVEDGYVSGWDDPRMPTISGLRRRGYTPESIRKFAEMIGVAKSNSVVDYGMLEFCIREDLNKRAQRVMVVINPVKLIITNYPDGKKEMMEAVNNPEDESMGKRLVPFSKVLYVEREDFSEEPDPKFFRLAPGKEVRLQHGYYVTCTGFKKGDDGNIEEIYCTYDPDSRGGWTKDGRKVKGTIHWVSAEDAIDIEVRMYSHLFTKENPDDVEEGKNFTDYINPDSLKIFTAKGEPFIKDCNEEYYQFLRNGYFRKDEDSTKKKPVFNKTVGLKDSWSKGKK
- a CDS encoding YdcF family protein is translated as MLFFKKLLYYFLIPPWIFIVGFILGGYFLKGFKRYLLFFFAVMLYLFSISPVKDILIYPIEKDYINLKCDGDIIVVLGGGVYGNGELSEDAFKRVVKGFEKGRGGDKIIIVSGGRVSESYPYEAEVMKDLLVTLGIREGNIIMDKDSKDTVENAKFTKKIVEEKGIKGDVILITSAYHMKRGILIFKKYGFDNICAAATDFKFDGVYSIYDFLPSASNLNTVSKALKEYLGILFYRIK